One Selenomonadales bacterium genomic window carries:
- a CDS encoding sigma-70 family RNA polymerase sigma factor, which yields MTELLERLRRGDKAAFEEMVNKYWAIAGRRAITLTRSWQDAEDLVQESFTRAWARVSEFRGESSFSTWLLRIMENHHVDLLRKKKRTPSVSLQTLDLRELLNLRPPAWLDVAALEKKWEIEDVRKCIDDAFSRLPAAYRKLIVQKDLQRLSYEEMAGHMACSVEAIRCKLYRARKQLRVELARLLGQYGVVM from the coding sequence TTGCGTAGGGGCGACAAGGCGGCCTTTGAGGAAATGGTCAACAAGTATTGGGCGATAGCAGGGCGCCGCGCCATCACGCTCACTCGCTCGTGGCAAGATGCCGAAGACCTTGTGCAAGAGTCTTTTACGCGAGCGTGGGCGCGGGTGAGCGAGTTTCGCGGCGAGTCCTCGTTTAGTACATGGCTCCTGCGCATTATGGAGAATCATCACGTCGATTTGCTGCGCAAAAAGAAGCGCACGCCCTCTGTCTCGCTCCAGACATTAGACCTGCGCGAACTGCTCAATCTGCGGCCACCCGCGTGGTTAGATGTGGCCGCGCTCGAGAAGAAATGGGAAATAGAGGACGTACGCAAGTGCATCGACGATGCCTTCAGCCGTCTGCCGGCAGCCTACAGGAAGCTTATCGTGCAAAAAGACCTGCAGCGTTTGTCATACGAGGAGATGGCAGGGCACATGGCCTGCTCGGTAGAGGCTATTCGCTGTAAGCTCTACCGCGCGCGCAAGCAGTTGCGCGTGGAACTAGCGCGGTTGCTCGGTCAGTACGGCGTGGTAATGTAA